One Gloeocapsa sp. DLM2.Bin57 DNA window includes the following coding sequences:
- a CDS encoding DUF697 domain-containing protein, producing the protein MTQTFNNWDSVELDKILRSFEAIQGDLNYQQAQSALHSLVGNLDLTSQEKIGLEREIDDLSALLAKLEESVVQIAAFGMVGRGKSSLLNALLGEQIFATGPLHGVTRVAQSRDWVLTQENLTESDQEIQKLTIPGLGNSRLELVDTPGIDEVDGETREALARDIAKKADLILMIIAGDLTKVEYNALCELREFGKPIILVFNKIDQYPEADVKLIYGKIRDERVRELLSPDEIVKVAASPLVVEGVVDNQGRLKMQRHHGVPQIEELRLKILEILDREGKSLVALNTMLAADQVNEKIVERKLLIRERAANELIWKGVMTKAVAIALNPVTVFDLFTGGVIDVVMILGLSRLYGFPMTHTAALGLLQKIAISLGGISASEIVASFGLSSLKGLLGLTIPATGGVSLAPYLSVALTQGSVAGLSSYAIAQVTKTYLVNGASWGPDGPKSVVQDILNSLDEDSILSRIKAELRAKLGKKYPREGRGKRE; encoded by the coding sequence ATGACCCAGACTTTTAATAATTGGGATTCAGTAGAGTTAGATAAAATTTTACGCAGTTTTGAAGCGATTCAAGGAGACTTAAATTATCAACAGGCTCAAAGTGCTCTACATTCTTTGGTAGGTAATTTAGATCTAACTTCCCAAGAAAAAATTGGTTTAGAAAGAGAAATAGATGATTTAAGCGCATTATTAGCTAAATTAGAGGAATCAGTAGTACAAATTGCTGCTTTTGGCATGGTTGGTAGGGGCAAGTCTTCCTTACTCAATGCGTTGTTAGGAGAGCAAATTTTTGCCACAGGTCCTTTACACGGAGTAACACGAGTAGCCCAGTCTAGAGATTGGGTATTAACACAGGAAAATTTAACCGAAAGTGACCAAGAAATTCAAAAATTAACCATACCAGGTTTAGGTAATTCACGTTTAGAATTAGTTGATACTCCCGGAATCGATGAGGTTGACGGAGAAACCAGAGAAGCGTTAGCTAGGGATATAGCCAAAAAAGCTGACTTGATTCTCATGATTATCGCGGGAGATTTAACTAAGGTAGAATATAACGCACTCTGTGAGTTACGAGAATTTGGTAAACCGATTATTTTGGTATTTAATAAGATAGATCAATACCCCGAAGCTGACGTTAAACTTATCTATGGCAAAATTCGTGATGAGAGAGTTAGAGAGTTACTTTCTCCTGATGAAATCGTTAAAGTAGCTGCTTCACCTTTAGTTGTAGAAGGAGTAGTAGATAATCAGGGTAGGTTAAAAATGCAGCGTCATCATGGTGTTCCCCAAATCGAAGAATTAAGGTTAAAAATCCTGGAAATTCTCGACAGAGAAGGTAAATCCCTAGTAGCTCTCAATACTATGTTAGCAGCAGATCAAGTCAATGAGAAAATTGTGGAGCGTAAATTATTGATTAGGGAACGAGCAGCTAATGAGTTAATCTGGAAAGGAGTGATGACTAAAGCAGTGGCGATCGCTCTTAATCCCGTCACGGTTTTTGATTTATTTACAGGAGGAGTCATTGACGTGGTGATGATTCTGGGTTTATCCCGTCTCTATGGTTTCCCCATGACTCATACCGCAGCTTTAGGATTGTTACAAAAAATAGCCATTAGTTTAGGGGGAATTAGCGCGAGTGAGATTGTCGCTTCTTTTGGGTTAAGCTCTCTCAAAGGTTTACTAGGGTTAACCATACCCGCTACTGGAGGGGTTTCTCTGGCACCTTATCTCTCTGTAGCTCTGACTCAAGGTTCTGTAGCTGGCTTGTCTTCTTATGCTATAGCTCAAGTAACCAAGACTTATTTAGTCAATGGTGCTTCTTGGGGGCCTGATGGTCCTAAATCTGTGGTACAAGATATCCTCAACTCTCTGGATGAAGACTCTATTCTCAGTCGTATTAAAGCTGAATTGCGGGCTAAATTAGGCAAAAAATATCCAAGAGAGGGAAGAGGGAAGAGGGAATAG